One genomic segment of Bradyrhizobium prioriisuperbiae includes these proteins:
- a CDS encoding adenylate/guanylate cyclase domain-containing protein, whose protein sequence is MVPTASLMDPRDDRRAPLAHALLRCVEWLASDECHDTDDAGLVAGLGRRLLAAGLPIDRLALHLRTLHPEILGRTVAWSPNSSVEIFDREHGIEASADFVHSPVHFTMEHNEPLDVRLDRREARNWTLIDVYRERGLVDMMVRPLNSGDGPLSAVTFCTARRGGFTATERLALERIVPALRNLCELRTLRKVELTLLDTYVGPVTAQRILAGRIRRGQVETLEAALMLCDLRGFTELSNRLPAPRVIALLNDYFDQVVPSITAAGGEIVKFMGDAVLAFFHDDDARAACATAFRVALTVLDNIDHRAGEERLEAGIALHYGAVSYGNIGSGRRMDFTMIGPDVNLISRIQSVCGAGFHRLLASPRFAEMVPESQPATAGFHHLKGFHDPVELFCFGAEGKKSTRQGR, encoded by the coding sequence ATGGTCCCCACCGCCAGTCTAATGGATCCACGCGACGACCGGCGCGCTCCACTCGCCCATGCACTGCTGCGTTGTGTTGAATGGCTTGCCAGCGATGAATGCCACGATACCGACGATGCCGGCCTCGTCGCGGGTCTGGGGCGCAGGCTTCTCGCCGCGGGACTGCCGATCGATCGGCTGGCGCTGCACCTGCGTACGCTGCATCCGGAGATTCTCGGCCGCACGGTGGCCTGGTCACCCAACAGTTCGGTCGAGATCTTCGACCGGGAGCATGGCATTGAGGCCAGCGCGGACTTCGTCCACAGCCCGGTGCACTTCACAATGGAGCACAATGAACCGCTGGACGTGCGCCTCGATCGCCGGGAAGCCCGCAACTGGACGCTGATCGACGTCTATCGCGAGCGCGGTCTCGTCGACATGATGGTGCGTCCGCTGAACAGCGGGGACGGACCGCTGAGTGCGGTGACGTTCTGCACCGCACGGCGAGGGGGATTTACCGCGACCGAGCGTCTTGCGCTCGAGCGCATCGTCCCGGCGCTGCGCAATCTCTGCGAGCTACGAACACTACGCAAGGTCGAACTCACCTTGCTCGACACCTATGTCGGCCCGGTCACGGCGCAGCGTATCCTTGCCGGCCGTATCCGCCGCGGCCAGGTCGAGACGCTGGAGGCGGCGCTGATGCTGTGCGATCTCAGAGGCTTCACGGAGCTGTCCAACCGGTTGCCGGCGCCGCGGGTGATTGCGTTGCTCAATGACTATTTCGATCAGGTGGTGCCGTCGATTACGGCGGCCGGCGGTGAGATCGTCAAGTTCATGGGCGACGCCGTGCTGGCGTTCTTTCATGACGACGATGCCAGGGCGGCGTGCGCGACAGCTTTTCGGGTGGCGCTGACGGTCCTGGACAATATCGATCACCGGGCCGGTGAGGAGAGGCTCGAGGCCGGTATTGCGCTGCATTATGGCGCGGTCAGTTATGGCAACATCGGCTCCGGGCGCCGGATGGACTTCACCATGATCGGGCCGGACGTCAACCTGATCAGCCGCATCCAGTCGGTCTGCGGTGCGGGGTTTCACCGGTTGCTGGCATCACCTCGGTTTGCTGAAATGGTGCCGGAGTCGCAGCCTGCCACGGCCGGCTTTCACCATCTGAAGGGTTTTCACGACCCGGTCGAATTGTTTTGTTTCGGCGCAGAGGGAAAGAAGTCGACCCGGCAGGGTCGCTAA